The sequence ATGAAGGCCACCCAGAAGGCGTGCTCCACGAACCGCCACAGCTCCGGCGGAAGCCCGCCGTAGAGCGAGTGTGACCACAGGGTGCCGCGCATCACGTGGTCCACGACGGTGGTGATGCTCGCGGTGAGCAGCACCCACGGGTCGCGGTACAGCGCCAGGAAGGCCAGCGAGCCGAAGATGTGGAAGTGCGTCTCCACCCGGCCGTCCGTCAGGTAGATGAGCAGCGAGGACCAGAGCGCCTGGCATACGGCCACCACGTGACGCGTGGGCGTGGAGCCCGGGCGCCAGCGGGCCATCACCATGGGGAAGGCGCTGAGCAGCGTCCCCACCAGCACGGCCGCCTGGAGCTGCGCGCCGCTGCCCCGCGGACCGAACAGCGCGATGACGATGCCCACCGCCCACTGGCCCAGCATCAGCCCCGCGAAGAGCCGGTCCGTGCGGACGCGCACCGCGGACAGGTGCTCGCGGAACAGCCGCGCGGCGCGCTCCTTGAGCGCCATGGGCGGACTGGGCGGGCTGGACGTCTCGTCGCGCGCCGGGCTCATGGCGCGCTCCCGCGGGGGTCTTCCAGCTCGCAGCCGTAGACGGCGTGCCCGGCCAACGCTTCCGCCGGCGCGTCACCCAGCAGCGCCTCCACCGCGGCGCGCCCGGCGTTGTCGCCCGCGTGGCCCCGGGCCGTGGTGATGCCGCCGCTGAAGCGCAGCGCCCCACCCGCGTCGTAGAAGAGGACCTGACCGGAGGTGACGGCGCCGAAGCGCTCCGCCTGGACGCCGCCCTCGTCGCGCAGGGCGGTGACGCCCGGAATCGCCGCCGCGGAGCGCCACAGCTCGCCCTGCTCCCAATCCTTGCCGGTGCCCTCGGGCTTGAGGAAGAGCACGAAGGCGTCGAGCCGCCCCTGTGCCTTCGCCATCACCAACGAGAGCTCTCCCATGCTCGCGCGCGTGCAGGGACAGAGCGGGTGCGCCAGCATCACCAGCGTGGGACGGCCCTCCACGCGTGGCACGGTGGAGTCCCCGGGCCAGCGCGCGGGTGCCGCCAGGGACTCGCCGGGCGTGAGGGAGTAGCGAGCCATGGCGAGCGAACCCGCCACGATGCCGCCGAGCCAGACGACGCCGGTCACCACCCACCACCCACGCTTGCCCCCGGGGCGCCTCATCGCTCACCCCCCGGGTTCGCCCACGACCCACGCAGGCGCCCCGCGCACGGAACCGTGGCGGACTTGGCAAGTGAGGCTGTCGAGTGGACGGCGGCGGTGGTGACGAGGTGGGGAGCCTCGGCGTCGACCCGCAGCACCTGGAGGCGCTGGGCTTTCATGGCGTGACAAGCCACACGATAGCGCCCAGCCCCCCAGGTCTGTCATGGGTTTGAATGGCAAATGTTCGGAATGTGCGTCGCGCGACCGCCCAGCTGGATGTCTGTAATGGGAATGAAGCGCCGCGCGAGCGACACCGTCACCCGTGGTGCGTGCTGAGCGCGTCCGCGTAGTGTTGGAGCTGGCGCCTGGCGGCGTCGAACGCGTCCGTTACCGCCTGGTAGGCATCCTCGTGCCCGGTGCGCGCCTGCGGATCCCGGCTGGCGACAATGTTCCTCCCTGGCACACTCACATCCACGCGCACATGGAAATGCCTGCCGTGCTGCTTGTGCCGGTGCGGCTCCTCCACCACCACGTGGCACCCCACGATGCCGTCGTAGAACTGCTCCAGCTTGCCGGCGTGGTCGCGGATGTGCTCGCTCAGGGCCTCGCTCGTCTCCATGCCCCGATAGGTGATTTGCAGCGCTCGGTTCATCGTCCGCCTCGCGTGGTGGTGCCCCGGGAAGGGGGCATCGGGTTGCCTTCCCTTCCGGATGCATTTGCGCGGCCAGCGCGCCAGGTCCGCGAAATTCCATCAAACGCCACGCAAGCCACACGCTGCGTTTGCGGCGAAATGGGACACCGCGCAGTCTCTGCGGGGCGATTTGCCCCACCCCCTGAGAGGCGGATGTAGGCCCGCCCGGCTCCGCGCTCAACCCAGGGCCGCCACCTCCAGCACCGCCGCGCCGTGCACCTGGCCTCGCCTCAGCGCGGTGAGGGCGTCGTTGGCGGCGGACAGTGGGAAGGTTTGCACCCGGGTGCGCACCGGCACCTTGGGCGCGAGCGCGAGGAAGTCCAGCGCATCCGCCCGGGTGAGGTTCGCCACCGAGCGCACCACCCGCTCCTCCCACAGCAGCGCGTAGGGGAACGCGGGGATGTCGCTCATGTGGATGCCGCCGCACACCACCACGCCGGCCTTGTCCACCGCCCGGAGCGCGGCGGGCACCAGCGCGCCCACGGGCGCGAAGAGGATGGCCGCGTCCAGCCGCTCCGGAGGCACCGTGTCCGAATCCCCGGCCCACTCCGCGCCCAGCTCCCGCGCGAACCGCTGGCCCTCCACGTCCCCCGGCCGGGTGAAGGCGAAGACACGCCGGCCTTGGTGGCGCGCGACCTGGATGAGCAGGTGCGCCGCGGCGCCGAAGCCGTAGAACCCCAGCAGACGGCGCTCGCTCCCCACCATGCGGAGACTGCGAAACCCGATGAGGCCCGCGCACATCAACGGCGCGGCGTGGACGTCGGTGTACTCGGGCGGCAGGGGGAAGCAGAAGCGCTGGTGGGCCACCGTGAACTCCGCGTAGCCACCATCCAGCTGGTACCCCGTGAAGCGTGCCTGCTCGCAGAGGTTCTCCTGGCCCGCCAGACAGAAGCGGCAGTGGCCGCAGCTCCAGCCGAGCCAGGGGACGCCCACTCGCGTGCCCACGGGAATGGCCGTCGCCCGCTCGCCCGCTGCCTCCACCGTGGCCACGATTTCATGGCCTGGGACCAGCGGCAGCTTGGGCTTCGGCAGCTCACCGTCCACGACGTGCAGGTCGGTGCGGCAGACCGCGCAGGCGCGCACGCGGAGCAACAGCTCCTCCGGGCCGGGGCGAGGAATGGGCAGCCGCGTCTCATGCAGGGGCTGCCCGACCTCGCGCAGCACCATCGCGCGCATGCTCCCTTCCATGCTCCACCCCCTGACGCCGCGCGCTCCAGCGCAGCGCACCCGGGAGGAAGATGGGAGGGGCTCCTCAAATCTGCACCCCCGCGAGCAGGCCCGGCCACATGCGCACGGTGGTGCGGCCCTCGTCCGCGACGTGGCGCCACTGCGGCCCGATGCCCAGCTCCTTCCACGGGTCGCTGTCATCCCAGGTGACGAGCGTGTTGGCGCTGACGCCACCGAACACCGCGAAGTGCCGCGCCACCTGCCAGCCCGCCGTCAACCGGAGCTGCGCCAGGACATGCTTCGAGTCGTCGAAGAGCCGCTTCGTGTGGACGGTGCTGCTCACCGCGTCGATGTCGAAGAAGAAGCGGCCCGCGGGGATGTGGCCGCCCAGGCCCGCGCCCATGACATAGCGGCGGCGGTCCTCGTCGATGGAGGGGCTGTAGCCCACCGTGAACAGCGAGTAGATGTGACGGCCGCCCAGCTTCACGCCCACGTTGGTGAGCGCCACGTCACTGGCCCAGACCTGCACATGCGCCTGACCGCCACCGACGAAGCTGAGGATGCCCACCGCCTCGCCGTCCAACTCGCGGGCCACGTTGAGGATGCCCACCTGCGCGCCCGCCACGTTGTTGGCGATGTTGACGATGCCCACCTGCGCGCCATCCACCTCGCCGCCCACGTTGATGATGGAGAGCTGGGCGCCGGAGAGACTCCGCACGTAGCTGACACCCGAGGACATCTGGAGCCCCGTCATCTGCCCCGCCACGTTGAGGCCCGCGGCGGCCTGGAGCCCGTGGACCCGCTCCGTCGCGATGTTGGCGCCCACCGCGGCCTGGAGCCCGCGCACCGGGCCGCCCGACACGTTGGCGCCCACGCCGAGCTGCGCGCCCAGCAGGCCCTTCCCGGCGACGTTGACGGCCACGGCCACCTGCGTGCCATTCACCTCGCCCGGCGCGATGTTGCCACCCACCGCGAGCTGCGCGCCTTCCGCGTTCCCGCGCACCACGTTGACCCCCACCGTGGACTGGAGGCCCAGCAGGTCCGCGCCGGCCACGTTGGCGCCCACGGAGAACTGGGCGCCCGTCACCGGCCCCTGGGCCAGGTTGGCGCCCACCGCGAGCTGCGCGCCGCTCAGCCCACCCTCCCCCACCCAGTTGCCGGCCAGCGACATCGCCAGGCCGTCCACCCGCTTCGCATGCGTCGCCACCAGGCCGATGGACACGTTGTTGACCACGTTGCCGGTGTGGAAACCCGACGTGCTCAGCCCCGGCACCAGGGTGAGGCTGAACGGAATGTGCACTTCGTTCGCGTCGGCCTCCGCCTTCGCCTCGGGCACGCCTGCCGAAGGCGCATGGGCACCGTCAGGCACGACGGGCATGGAGGACGCGTCATTCGACGGCGCCACAGGGCTCACAGCGCCGGACGCGGACGGGCTCCCCGTGGGCGCCCCGGCGGCCAAGGTGTGGACCACCGGCTGCTCCGCCGCGGCCACCAGCGGCGGTGCGGACAGCTCACGCGCCACGCCCGGCCAATCGACAGACGCCGCTCCGCTCGCGGCGCTCGAGGACGGCCCGCCCGCCGTCTCCTCTGCGGAGGCCGAGAACGCCACCACCGCCGCCATCATCCCCGCGCACACCGAGACCTTGCGATTCATCGCCTGGACCTTCCTGGACTGTTTTGAATGCGGCCCGGCCCGCATCGCGCGGTCACCCGGGCCAGGAAAAATCATCGGGAGGCGTCGCCGCCCCGCTCGTGCAAGAGAACACCGGCACCGCGCGGAACTGTCACCTGTCCACTTCAGCGCAGCCGCTATCATCGGCCGCCATGTCCTCCCGTGCCCCGTCCCGCCGCGACGTGCTCACCGCGACCCTGGGTGGCCTGCTCCTGCCCGGCGTCGCCGCCTCACAGCCCGCGAAGAAGGCCGCACCGGGCCCGTCCGCCGTGAAGCCCCCGGAGAAGACCGCCGCGCCCTCGCGCGGCCGAGGAGATGCCATGCTCACACGCCCCATTCCCAGCACGGGCGAAGCGCTGCCCATCATCGGCCTCGGCACCTGGCAGACGTTCGACGCCGCACCGGGCGAGCGAGCCCCCCTGGCCGAAGTGCTCCGCACCTTCCTCGACTCGGGCGCGCGCCTCATCGACTCCTCGCCCATGTACGGCCGCGCGGAGTCCGTGGTGGGCGAGCTGCTGCGGAAGCTCGACGCGACGAAGACGCCCTTCCTCGCCACCAAGGTGTGGACCACCGGCAAGAACGAAGGAATCGCGCAGATGCGTGAGTCCATCCGGCGCATGGGCCAGGGCCGCATGGACCTGATGCAGATTCACAACCTCGTGGACTGGCGCACGCACCTGCCCGTCCTGCGGGACTGGAAGGCACGCGGCGCCATCCGCTACCTCGGCATCACGCACTACGCCCGCAGCGCCTTCGATGACCTGGAGCGCATCATCCGCGAGGAGAAGCCGGACTTCGTCCAGCTCCCCTACTCGGTGCTGGAGCGCGACGCGGAGAAACGCCTGCTGCCCGCCGCCGCCGCGCACGGCGTGGCGGTGCTCGTCATGCAGCCCTTCTCCAGCGGCACCCTCTTCGAGCGCGTGCGCGGCCGTCCCCTGCCCGGCTGGGCCGCGGACATCGACTGCACCAGCTGGGCCCAGGTGTTCCTCAAGTTCATCCTGGGGCATCCAGCGGTGCACTGCCCCCTGCCGGCCACCCGCAAACCCTCGCACGCCGCCGACAACGTGCGCGCGGGCTTCGGCCGGATGCCCGACGAGAAGCTCCGCGCCCGCATCGTGAAGGAACTGGAGGGCTGAGCGGCGGCTACAGCTCCGGGTCCGGCGTGTACTGGAGCTCGCCCGTGGGCTCCAGCACCAGGCCCGTGCCGGGCTCGTCCGCTTCGTCGTCGCGGCCCACCTCCAGCACGGACTCCTTCGCGTCCCACTGGCCCAGGTAGTACTCGCCGCCCGCGGCCATGCAGGCGCGGCCTTCCGACACCACCGTCTCCACCACTTCCTTGAGGTCGCTGGTGGCGCGGAGCAGCGTCCACGACTTGCCGTCCTCCTTGAAGCCCTCCACCAGGTCCTTGAGCTCGGCGTCGCGAGGCATGCCGTCGGGCAGCGTCTGGCGCTCCCACGTGCGCGGCTCGCGCTGCGGCTGACGGGCCTTCCACGCGCGCGCCAGCGCCAGCAGCTTCTCCTCCGCCGCCTCCTGGAGCGCGTGCATCTCCTCGGGCAGGTCGATTTCCTCCAGCGCCAGCACCGCCGTCTCCAACTGCAGCGCCTTGAGGCTCCACTCGTTCCACGCCGTCTTCAGCATCCGAACCCTCGCTTTCCTGCTCGGCCACCTACCACAGGCCCGCCTGCCCTGGCGGCGACCAACCCACCGCCATGTGCCCGCCGACCTCCACGCTGCCTACCTTGTGCTCCCAAGGGAGGCAGCGATGGCCAGGAAGAAAAAGGACACCCAAGACGTCACCGAGCACTTCGATGACCTCATCAAGGACATCAAGGTCGCGATGATGACCACCGTGGAAGCGGATGGCAGCCTGCGCAGCCGCCCCATGTGGACGCACGCGCGAGACTTCGACGGAGAGCTCTGGTTCTTCACCCGCGAGCATTCCCCCAAGGTCGACGAGGTGACGCACGACCACCACGTCAACCTCGCGTACTCGGACCCGACCCGGGACCGCTACGTCTCCGTGAGCGGCCGTTGCCGGCTGGTGCTCGACAAGGAGAAGGCCCGCGCGCTGTGGAACCCCACCCTCAAGGCCTGGTTCCCCGACGGCCTGGACGACCCCGAGCTCGCCCTGCTCTGCGTCCGCGTGGAGAAGGCCGAGTATTGGGACACGCCCAGCAGCCGCATGGTCCAGCTCACCGGCATGGTGAAGGCCGCCTTCACCGGACAGCCCTACGCACCGGGCGACCACCAGAAGCTCGACCTGGACGACAACGCCCCGCTGCCCCACTGAGCCGGACGGGCCCACCGGAATGGACCCGTCATCAAGGTAGGGCGGCGCCTCGCGACGGCTCCGCCTCCCCTGTCCCACTGACACCTTCTTCATCCTTCAAGCAGGGTGGGTCGCCATCAACCCATGGCGAACCTGTCCGAGGAGTGTGCCGTGGATGTCGTCCTTCTGACGACCTGGTGTTTCTCTGACAGCGTCGATCGCCTCGCCTTGTACCTCGGGCTGGCCTGATCCATGAGTGCGGCGCCCTCGGGTGGTAAGAGCCGCCACGCTCATGACGTTGAAGTGCCGAACGCTTTAGAGTATCAACCATCCGCTTTCGAGATTTTCCGCATGCACGACCGGTATCGTACCGACCCGCATACGGCCGACTCGAATACGTCTAACGAAGGAACATCACGATGGAAAACAAGAGGTCGGTCGCGAAGCCGGACGGCAAGCTCGCGGTCCTGATTCCGGGTCTGGGCGCTGTGTCCACCACGCTGATGGCGGGTGTCGAGCTGGCGCGCAAGGGCAAGGGTCACCCCATTGGCTCGCTCACGCAGATGGGCACCGCCCGCCTGGGGAAGCGGACCGACGGGCGCACCGTGAAGCTCAACGAGCTGGTTCCTCTGGCGGAGCTGAAGGACGTTGCCTTCGGCGCCTGGGACATCATCCGTG is a genomic window of Myxococcus virescens containing:
- a CDS encoding RedB protein; protein product: MRRPGGKRGWWVVTGVVWLGGIVAGSLAMARYSLTPGESLAAPARWPGDSTVPRVEGRPTLVMLAHPLCPCTRASMGELSLVMAKAQGRLDAFVLFLKPEGTGKDWEQGELWRSAAAIPGVTALRDEGGVQAERFGAVTSGQVLFYDAGGALRFSGGITTARGHAGDNAGRAAVEALLGDAPAEALAGHAVYGCELEDPRGSAP
- a CDS encoding HPF/RaiA family ribosome-associated protein, whose product is MNRALQITYRGMETSEALSEHIRDHAGKLEQFYDGIVGCHVVVEEPHRHKQHGRHFHVRVDVSVPGRNIVASRDPQARTGHEDAYQAVTDAFDAARRQLQHYADALSTHHG
- a CDS encoding zinc-dependent alcohol dehydrogenase family protein, which codes for MEGSMRAMVLREVGQPLHETRLPIPRPGPEELLLRVRACAVCRTDLHVVDGELPKPKLPLVPGHEIVATVEAAGERATAIPVGTRVGVPWLGWSCGHCRFCLAGQENLCEQARFTGYQLDGGYAEFTVAHQRFCFPLPPEYTDVHAAPLMCAGLIGFRSLRMVGSERRLLGFYGFGAAAHLLIQVARHQGRRVFAFTRPGDVEGQRFARELGAEWAGDSDTVPPERLDAAILFAPVGALVPAALRAVDKAGVVVCGGIHMSDIPAFPYALLWEERVVRSVANLTRADALDFLALAPKVPVRTRVQTFPLSAANDALTALRRGQVHGAAVLEVAALG
- a CDS encoding LA_2272 family surface repeat-containing protein produces the protein MIAAALKWTGDSSARCRCSLARAGRRRLPMIFPGPGDRAMRAGPHSKQSRKVQAMNRKVSVCAGMMAAVVAFSASAEETAGGPSSSAASGAASVDWPGVARELSAPPLVAAAEQPVVHTLAAGAPTGSPSASGAVSPVAPSNDASSMPVVPDGAHAPSAGVPEAKAEADANEVHIPFSLTLVPGLSTSGFHTGNVVNNVSIGLVATHAKRVDGLAMSLAGNWVGEGGLSGAQLAVGANLAQGPVTGAQFSVGANVAGADLLGLQSTVGVNVVRGNAEGAQLAVGGNIAPGEVNGTQVAVAVNVAGKGLLGAQLGVGANVSGGPVRGLQAAVGANIATERVHGLQAAAGLNVAGQMTGLQMSSGVSYVRSLSGAQLSIINVGGEVDGAQVGIVNIANNVAGAQVGILNVARELDGEAVGILSFVGGGQAHVQVWASDVALTNVGVKLGGRHIYSLFTVGYSPSIDEDRRRYVMGAGLGGHIPAGRFFFDIDAVSSTVHTKRLFDDSKHVLAQLRLTAGWQVARHFAVFGGVSANTLVTWDDSDPWKELGIGPQWRHVADEGRTTVRMWPGLLAGVQI
- a CDS encoding aldo/keto reductase, translated to MSSRAPSRRDVLTATLGGLLLPGVAASQPAKKAAPGPSAVKPPEKTAAPSRGRGDAMLTRPIPSTGEALPIIGLGTWQTFDAAPGERAPLAEVLRTFLDSGARLIDSSPMYGRAESVVGELLRKLDATKTPFLATKVWTTGKNEGIAQMRESIRRMGQGRMDLMQIHNLVDWRTHLPVLRDWKARGAIRYLGITHYARSAFDDLERIIREEKPDFVQLPYSVLERDAEKRLLPAAAAHGVAVLVMQPFSSGTLFERVRGRPLPGWAADIDCTSWAQVFLKFILGHPAVHCPLPATRKPSHAADNVRAGFGRMPDEKLRARIVKELEG
- a CDS encoding pyridoxamine 5'-phosphate oxidase family protein, whose protein sequence is MARKKKDTQDVTEHFDDLIKDIKVAMMTTVEADGSLRSRPMWTHARDFDGELWFFTREHSPKVDEVTHDHHVNLAYSDPTRDRYVSVSGRCRLVLDKEKARALWNPTLKAWFPDGLDDPELALLCVRVEKAEYWDTPSSRMVQLTGMVKAAFTGQPYAPGDHQKLDLDDNAPLPH